A single genomic interval of Candidatus Paceibacterota bacterium harbors:
- a CDS encoding PD-(D/E)XK nuclease family protein produces the protein MSFNNRGWNLFDSTSKEPFRLSRTKIDLFLECPRCFYLDRKLGVKRPGMPAFSLNSAVDCLLKKEFDLLRKKGESHELMKKYGIDAVPYNHPDLPEWRDDFYKYIGACVLHEKTNFEVCGIVDDIWANEKEELFIVDYKSTSTKKEISLDDEYKEGYKKQMEVYQWIFRQKGFKVSNIGYFVFANATKNRSKFDGKLEFKSTIISYKGNDFWIERTLIDAKKCLMASEIPDSSPTCEHCAYTENRKEAER, from the coding sequence ATGTCTTTTAACAATAGGGGGTGGAATCTTTTTGATTCCACGTCAAAAGAGCCTTTTAGATTAAGTCGTACAAAGATAGATCTTTTTTTGGAATGCCCAAGATGTTTTTATTTAGATAGGAAATTAGGCGTTAAAAGGCCTGGCATGCCGGCCTTTTCTTTAAACTCTGCCGTTGATTGCTTGTTGAAAAAAGAATTTGATCTCCTGCGTAAAAAAGGAGAGTCGCACGAGCTTATGAAAAAATATGGAATTGACGCAGTTCCATATAATCATCCGGACTTACCCGAATGGAGGGATGATTTTTATAAATATATTGGAGCTTGCGTTTTGCACGAAAAAACTAATTTTGAAGTTTGTGGTATTGTTGATGATATTTGGGCAAATGAAAAAGAAGAATTGTTTATTGTCGATTATAAATCAACAAGCACAAAAAAAGAGATTTCTCTTGATGATGAATATAAGGAGGGCTACAAAAAACAGATGGAAGTTTATCAGTGGATTTTTAGACAAAAGGGCTTTAAAGTATCTAATATTGGATATTTTGTTTTTGCCAATGCTACAAAAAACAGATCTAAGTTTGACGGAAAGCTTGAATTTAAATCAACAATTATAAGTTATAAGGGAAATGATTTCTGGATCGAAAGAACTCTGATAGATGCTAAGAAATGTTTGATGGCAAGCGAAATTCCAGATTCTTCCCCAACTTGTGAGCATTGCGCTTATACAGAAAATAGAAAGGAGGCAGAAAGATAA
- a CDS encoding acylphosphatase gives MAEKVRAHIFVNGFVQGVFFRQNTLKRAKKIGVFGFVRNLPDGRVEAVFEGDKDRVEKMVEWMREGPENASVNNQEFKWEEYKEEFEEFEIHY, from the coding sequence ATGGCAGAAAAAGTAAGGGCTCATATTTTTGTAAATGGTTTTGTTCAGGGCGTTTTCTTTCGTCAAAATACTCTAAAAAGAGCCAAGAAGATTGGAGTTTTTGGCTTTGTAAGAAATCTTCCAGATGGCAGGGTAGAGGCAGTTTTTGAGGGAGATAAAGATAGGGTTGAAAAAATGGTTGAATGGATGAGAGAAGGACCAGAGAATGCGAGCGTTAATAATCAAGAATTCAAATGGGAAGAATATAAAGAAGAGTTTGAGGAGTTTGAAATTCATTATTAG
- the arfB gene encoding alternative ribosome rescue aminoacyl-tRNA hydrolase ArfB, with translation MAEEAKFKIEIPEEEMVFDFFRSSGPGGQNVNKVSTGVRIRWAVNKSKLLNEDQREKIIKKYPNKITKEGDFVLESEETRSQSRNKEIVIERLHSLINEALKLEKERKKIKPKRSLIEKRLKEKREISERKKRRAKVKIEDFDV, from the coding sequence ATGGCAGAAGAAGCAAAATTTAAAATTGAAATTCCCGAAGAAGAGATGGTTTTTGATTTTTTTCGATCTTCTGGTCCTGGAGGGCAAAATGTAAATAAAGTTTCAACTGGCGTAAGAATTCGTTGGGCCGTTAATAAGAGCAAGCTTCTAAACGAAGACCAGAGAGAGAAGATTATTAAGAAATATCCAAATAAAATTACAAAAGAAGGAGATTTTGTTCTTGAATCAGAAGAAACAAGATCGCAATCAAGAAATAAAGAAATTGTAATTGAAAGACTTCATAGTTTGATAAATGAAGCCTTAAAGCTAGAAAAAGAAAGAAAAAAAATAAAGCCAAAAAGGAGTTTAATTGAAAAACGATTGAAAGAGAAGAGAGAAATATCTGAGAGAAAAAAGAGAAGGGCAAAAGTTAAAATAGAAGATTTTGATGTATGA
- a CDS encoding ElyC/SanA/YdcF family protein gives MIFIEFLQAFILPSVFIFVLFITGLILIFAKKKKPGLVLLIISISFYYFFSITPVSNLILMPLERQYNYPSHEEIEKTNIIVVLSGGVKNKNLSLPSVFGDSTLFRLNEAFKIYSIKEDKPHIIVSGTSPINKYSKEALFGASFLELYGVPKEKVSFELFSADTFEHAEELEKTIGEKEFMLVTSAYHLPRAVETFRKAGLNPIPVPADYQMGGDFVLLDFIPQPHNLRKSNLAFHEYFGILYYRLFK, from the coding sequence ATGATTTTTATAGAGTTTTTGCAAGCCTTTATACTGCCAAGTGTTTTTATATTTGTGTTATTTATAACAGGACTAATTTTGATTTTTGCAAAAAAGAAAAAACCTGGCCTTGTATTATTAATTATAAGTATTTCATTTTACTATTTTTTTTCTATTACTCCTGTTTCTAATTTAATTTTAATGCCGCTTGAAAGACAATATAATTATCCTTCTCACGAAGAAATAGAAAAAACAAATATAATTGTTGTATTATCTGGTGGAGTTAAAAACAAAAACTTATCCCTACCTAGTGTTTTTGGAGATAGTACTCTTTTTAGATTGAACGAGGCTTTTAAAATATATTCTATTAAAGAAGACAAACCCCATATTATAGTTTCTGGCACTAGTCCTATTAATAAATATTCAAAAGAAGCTTTATTTGGAGCAAGTTTTTTAGAACTATATGGCGTTCCAAAGGAAAAAGTTTCTTTTGAACTTTTTTCTGCTGATACTTTTGAACACGCAGAAGAGTTAGAAAAGACAATAGGCGAAAAAGAGTTTATGCTAGTAACCTCTGCTTACCATCTGCCAAGAGCAGTTGAAACATTCAGAAAGGCGGGTTTAAATCCGATTCCTGTGCCAGCAGATTATCAAATGGGAGGCGATTTTGTTCTTTTAGATTTTATTCCTCAGCCACACAATTTAAGAAAATCAAACCTTGCTTTTCATGAATATTTTGGAATTTTGTATTATAGGTTATTTAAATAG
- a CDS encoding iron hydrogenase — translation MKITKELIINRTETIKKFAVFSTLLGIAVLLPALIHSQAITGPIVNATLFLATFLFSPHIAILIGLLPSLVALATGLLPAPLAPMIPFIMIGNTILILVFYYLKKKNFWLGVTLASLLKFLFLFSTSSLVIGLLLKKELAKNVALMMNWPQLITALFGGVIAYFVLKIRGKK, via the coding sequence ATGAAAATTACAAAGGAATTAATTATTAATAGGACAGAAACAATTAAAAAATTTGCTGTTTTTTCAACATTACTTGGTATTGCTGTTTTGTTGCCAGCCCTAATCCATTCACAGGCAATTACAGGACCAATTGTGAATGCAACTCTATTTTTAGCAACATTTTTATTCTCACCACATATTGCAATTTTAATTGGTCTTTTGCCGAGCTTGGTAGCATTAGCAACTGGACTTTTACCAGCACCTCTTGCGCCAATGATTCCTTTTATAATGATAGGAAACACCATTTTGATATTAGTTTTTTATTATCTTAAAAAGAAAAATTTTTGGTTAGGCGTCACATTAGCTTCTTTGCTGAAATTTTTATTTTTATTCAGCACAAGCTCACTTGTAATTGGACTATTACTAAAAAAAGAACTTGCAAAGAATGTTGCTTTAATGATGAATTGGCCGCAGCTTATTACTGCTCTTTTTGGTGGTGTTATTGCTTATTTTGTTTTAAAGATCAGAGGCAAAAAATAA
- a CDS encoding NADH-ubiquinone oxidoreductase-F iron-sulfur binding region domain-containing protein, with amino-acid sequence MDIIKKLEELETKGRGGADFPTALKWKMVKDEIADKKFVICNASESEPGVYKDGFILENYPEEVIKGIKLAMETMSENSSGYIYLRKDYYKKFKEKLESLIDGLPIKVFEKTGGYLCGEESVLLESIEGRREEPRLKPPFPTQKGLFGYPTLVNNVETFYYVAKIAENDYEKNRFYSIAWAAIPLGVINREPIRQKVFELPIDWSISHVLESTDNFPKFDFFLQVGGGASGKIFAKEDLKEKACGNGGIIIYNKEETDFYALMKEWISFFMKENCDKCVPCREGLYRIYEMLEINKIDKNILKDIIFTLEKTSFCGLGKGVSQVLKTFSDKILNI; translated from the coding sequence ATGGACATAATTAAAAAATTAGAAGAATTAGAAACAAAAGGAAGGGGCGGGGCTGATTTTCCAACAGCTCTTAAATGGAAAATGGTAAAAGATGAAATAGCAGATAAGAAATTTGTTATTTGTAATGCCTCAGAAAGTGAACCGGGCGTTTATAAGGATGGTTTTATATTGGAAAATTATCCAGAAGAGGTAATTAAAGGCATAAAACTGGCAATGGAAACAATGTCAGAGAATAGCTCGGGATATATTTATTTAAGAAAGGATTATTATAAAAAATTTAAAGAAAAATTAGAAAGTTTAATAGATGGTTTACCAATTAAGGTTTTTGAAAAAACTGGAGGGTATCTTTGTGGAGAAGAGAGTGTTTTACTCGAATCAATAGAGGGTAGGAGGGAAGAGCCAAGATTAAAACCTCCATTTCCAACTCAAAAAGGACTTTTTGGCTATCCAACTCTTGTTAATAACGTTGAAACTTTTTATTATGTTGCGAAAATTGCGGAAAACGATTATGAGAAAAATAGATTTTATTCAATAGCGTGGGCAGCTATTCCTTTGGGCGTTATTAATAGAGAACCAATAAGACAAAAAGTTTTTGAACTCCCGATAGATTGGTCTATTTCGCATGTTTTAGAAAGTACAGACAATTTTCCAAAGTTTGATTTCTTCTTGCAAGTTGGTGGTGGAGCTTCTGGCAAAATATTTGCAAAAGAAGATTTAAAAGAAAAAGCTTGTGGCAATGGAGGGATTATTATTTACAATAAAGAAGAAACAGACTTTTATGCATTAATGAAAGAATGGATTTCTTTTTTTATGAAAGAAAATTGCGATAAATGCGTTCCTTGTCGTGAGGGTTTGTATAGAATTTATGAAATGCTTGAGATAAATAAAATTGATAAGAATATTTTAAAGGATATAATTTTTACTTTAGAAAAAACTAGTTTTTGTGGCCTTGGTAAGGGAGTTTCACAAGTTTTGAAAACTTTTTCAGATAAAATTTTAAATATTTAA
- a CDS encoding SEC-C metal-binding domain-containing protein produces the protein IESAQARVEGFNFDARKHLLDYDDVLNKQRVKIYKERDKILETSDKNQEKNIFEIVKNRIEKIINFHTRKEVVKDWGRKEILEEMNSIFPSSDNFKEKIENAKKKEEIKEYFLDFARKMLEEKKKELGDEFSKVVKVLELRTIDILWMEHLETMESLRDSVKLRAYGQQDPLVVYRIEGSKLFQSLFDIFEQKITDTIFKVSIVKEPQQQELAEKKPKINLLAKTQERKEEKPEVFSKKAGRNDPCPCGSGKKYKKCCYPKYG, from the coding sequence TATTGAGTCAGCTCAGGCAAGGGTTGAGGGTTTTAACTTTGACGCAAGAAAACACCTTTTAGATTATGACGACGTTTTAAACAAGCAAAGAGTAAAAATTTACAAAGAACGAGATAAAATCTTAGAGACAAGCGATAAAAATCAGGAGAAAAACATTTTTGAAATTGTTAAAAATCGAATTGAAAAAATTATTAACTTTCATACAAGGAAAGAAGTCGTGAAAGATTGGGGCAGAAAGGAAATTTTAGAGGAAATGAATAGTATTTTTCCGTCGTCTGATAATTTTAAAGAAAAAATAGAAAATGCAAAAAAGAAAGAAGAAATTAAAGAATATTTTTTAGATTTTGCGAGAAAGATGCTTGAAGAAAAAAAGAAAGAACTTGGAGACGAATTTTCAAAAGTCGTAAAAGTTCTTGAGTTGAGAACAATAGATATTTTATGGATGGAACATTTAGAAACCATGGAGTCATTAAGAGACAGCGTAAAACTTCGCGCCTATGGCCAGCAAGATCCTTTAGTAGTTTACAGAATCGAAGGATCTAAACTATTTCAGAGTCTTTTTGATATTTTTGAACAAAAAATTACAGACACTATATTTAAAGTAAGCATTGTAAAAGAACCTCAGCAACAAGAATTAGCAGAAAAAAAACCAAAAATAAATTTGCTTGCCAAGACGCAAGAAAGAAAAGAGGAAAAGCCAGAAGTATTTTCTAAGAAAGCTGGAAGAAACGATCCTTGTCCTTGCGGTTCTGGTAAAAAATATAAAAAATGCTGCTACCCAAAGTATGGATAA
- a CDS encoding [FeFe] hydrogenase, group A has product MAKEIEIIIDNKRLRAKEGETILEVAKRNGINIPALCYHPDLKIKANCRMCLVGIKGFKGLHTSCSTKAKEGMEIITDSFEIKKARKINLELIFTQHREECSDCVWENNCNLLELAKEYKIKITKFKDRKSKFPIEVAGPIEFDWTKCMDCKNCVEMCKKQGVGFLETEEKDGFFQITTSKDQNKDCVYCGQCIVHCPVGAIESTGEFEQIEDPLKAEDKVVVVQIAPSIRTSIGEEFGLPYGKPITEKIAAGLRKLGFNKVFDVSVGADITTVEEAKELTERIKNQEILPMMTSCCPAWVKFVEFYYPEFIPNLTTVRSPHIILGGLIKTYFAEKEKIDPKNIIVVSIMPCTAKKYEVKREELKINGLYPVDFVLTTRELARLFKEKKINLKNIKPEKLDNPLGLASGAGVIYGASGGVMESALRTAIVDIFGKKSCKIEFKEARGMRGVKRGEVNIDDKKIRLAVVNGLLNAKKILEELKENPSLYHYIEIMACPGGCIGGGGQPLPTSPEIRKKRAEGLYKVDNEAKLRMAHENPIVKEIYQGYLNKEERVHHICHTKFSRKKREN; this is encoded by the coding sequence ATGGCAAAAGAGATAGAAATAATTATTGATAATAAGAGATTAAGAGCTAAGGAAGGGGAGACTATTCTTGAAGTAGCAAAAAGAAACGGAATTAATATTCCCGCACTTTGTTATCATCCTGATCTTAAAATTAAAGCAAACTGCAGAATGTGTCTTGTAGGAATTAAGGGATTTAAAGGCCTTCATACATCTTGTTCCACAAAGGCTAAAGAAGGAATGGAAATTATTACTGATTCTTTTGAGATTAAAAAAGCAAGAAAAATTAATTTAGAGCTGATATTTACTCAGCATAGAGAAGAATGTTCTGATTGCGTTTGGGAAAATAATTGTAATCTTTTAGAGTTGGCAAAGGAATATAAAATTAAAATCACAAAATTTAAAGACAGAAAATCAAAATTTCCGATAGAAGTTGCAGGACCAATTGAATTTGACTGGACAAAGTGCATGGATTGTAAGAATTGTGTTGAAATGTGCAAAAAGCAAGGTGTTGGATTTTTAGAAACAGAAGAGAAAGATGGTTTCTTTCAAATTACAACTTCAAAAGATCAAAATAAAGATTGCGTTTATTGCGGACAATGTATTGTTCATTGTCCAGTAGGGGCGATTGAAAGTACTGGGGAATTTGAGCAAATCGAAGACCCTCTTAAAGCAGAAGATAAGGTAGTTGTAGTACAAATTGCTCCCTCTATAAGAACAAGCATTGGAGAGGAATTTGGTTTGCCTTATGGTAAGCCAATTACTGAAAAAATAGCAGCGGGCTTAAGAAAATTAGGTTTTAATAAGGTTTTTGATGTTTCTGTCGGCGCCGACATTACAACAGTTGAAGAAGCAAAAGAACTAACAGAAAGAATAAAAAATCAAGAAATTTTACCGATGATGACTTCTTGTTGCCCTGCCTGGGTGAAGTTTGTTGAATTTTATTATCCAGAATTTATTCCGAATTTAACAACTGTAAGATCGCCTCATATTATTTTAGGAGGGTTGATAAAAACTTATTTTGCAGAAAAGGAAAAAATTGATCCCAAGAATATAATAGTTGTTTCTATTATGCCATGTACTGCAAAAAAGTATGAAGTTAAAAGAGAGGAACTAAAAATAAATGGTCTTTATCCTGTGGACTTTGTTTTAACAACTAGGGAATTAGCAAGACTTTTTAAAGAAAAGAAAATTAATCTTAAAAATATAAAACCAGAAAAACTTGACAATCCTTTGGGCTTAGCTTCTGGAGCAGGCGTTATTTATGGAGCTTCTGGTGGCGTTATGGAGTCAGCTTTAAGGACAGCGATAGTTGATATTTTTGGCAAAAAATCTTGTAAGATTGAATTTAAAGAAGCAAGAGGTATGCGGGGAGTAAAAAGAGGAGAGGTTAATATTGATGATAAAAAAATAAGGCTTGCTGTAGTAAATGGACTTTTAAATGCAAAAAAAATTTTAGAAGAGCTAAAAGAAAATCCTTCTCTTTATCATTATATTGAAATTATGGCATGTCCTGGCGGTTGTATCGGGGGAGGGGGGCAGCCCTTGCCAACTTCGCCTGAAATAAGAAAAAAAAGAGCGGAAGGGCTTTATAAAGTTGATAATGAAGCAAAGTTAAGAATGGCTCATGAAAATCCAATCGTAAAAGAAATCTATCAAGGATACTTAAATAAGGAAGAAAGAGTTCACCACATTTGTCATACAAAATTTTCAAGAAAAAAAAGAGAAAACTAA
- a CDS encoding MBL fold metallo-hydrolase: MENNKDFKIKILIVGPLLTNCYLLSSRNEAMVIDPDGEVENIFKEIKKENIKVRYIVNTHFHPDHILENKSLKRKTGAKILIHEKEKDFISFHPDKFLKGGDKIKFGDVSFLVIDTPGHTKGSLSLFGNGFLFTGDLLFADGIGRTDLLGGNEKEIKKSLNKISKFLKAGINVCPGHGDIFKVSKSGLDMNSFLKN; encoded by the coding sequence ATGGAGAATAATAAAGATTTTAAAATTAAAATATTAATAGTAGGACCGTTACTCACGAACTGTTATTTATTATCTTCTAGGAACGAAGCAATGGTTATTGATCCTGACGGGGAAGTAGAGAATATTTTTAAAGAGATTAAAAAAGAAAATATAAAAGTGAGATATATTGTAAATACTCATTTTCATCCAGATCATATTTTAGAGAACAAATCATTAAAAAGAAAAACAGGGGCTAAAATTTTAATACACGAAAAAGAAAAAGATTTTATAAGTTTTCATCCTGATAAATTTTTAAAAGGAGGGGATAAGATAAAATTCGGCGATGTTTCCTTTTTGGTTATAGATACACCAGGCCATACAAAAGGAAGTCTTTCCCTTTTTGGCAACGGTTTTTTATTTACGGGAGATTTATTATTTGCAGATGGTATTGGCAGAACAGACCTTCTGGGGGGAAATGAGAAAGAAATAAAAAAATCACTTAATAAGATATCAAAATTTTTAAAGGCAGGAATAAATGTTTGTCCAGGGCATGGTGATATTTTTAAAGTAAGCAAAAGCGGGCTTGACATGAACTCTTTTTTAAAGAATTGA
- the rtcA gene encoding RNA 3'-terminal phosphate cyclase, which yields MIQNSNFVEIDGSYGEGGGQILRTALSLSVVLKKPCFIFNIRKNRENPGLALQHLVGIQALSELYNAKLEGDEIGSGEIIFEPNEIFRTDIEIKIETAASITLILQMLLLPALLSGKKIKIKFKGGATDTFFSPKIDYFRYVFLPMLEKIISSLPGNNNGKLEVEISRRGFYPKGEAEVENYISPINFSQKVKEFNLTKRGELKKILIISGASEILKEKKVAERQLSGTHQTPLFYKKAHLPIETKIEYYDSPLAGSQVTIVGQFENTFIGTSILGKPEKSSEEVGKEAAMEFLEETKGENTLDSHLSDQILPYIALFTKSAKIKTSKVTEHLRTNIWVIEKFIKGKFKTKDNIISWNNNVRNF from the coding sequence ATGATTCAAAATTCTAATTTTGTTGAAATCGATGGTTCTTATGGTGAAGGGGGAGGGCAAATTTTAAGAACAGCTCTTTCGCTATCAGTAGTTTTAAAGAAACCTTGTTTTATTTTTAATATTAGAAAAAATCGTGAAAATCCCGGGCTCGCATTACAGCATTTAGTTGGTATTCAGGCGCTTTCCGAACTTTATAATGCAAAATTAGAAGGAGACGAAATTGGGTCTGGAGAAATAATTTTTGAACCAAATGAAATATTCAGAACAGATATTGAGATTAAAATTGAAACCGCAGCAAGTATTACCTTAATTTTGCAAATGCTTCTCTTACCGGCTTTATTATCCGGCAAGAAGATTAAAATTAAGTTCAAGGGCGGGGCGACTGATACATTTTTTTCTCCTAAAATTGATTATTTTCGTTATGTTTTTTTGCCAATGCTCGAGAAAATAATATCTTCTTTACCTGGCAATAATAATGGCAAACTTGAAGTTGAAATATCAAGGCGTGGTTTTTATCCTAAGGGAGAAGCTGAAGTTGAAAATTATATTTCTCCAATTAACTTTTCTCAAAAAGTAAAAGAATTTAATTTAACAAAAAGAGGAGAGTTAAAAAAAATATTAATAATTTCAGGAGCTTCTGAAATTTTAAAAGAAAAAAAAGTCGCAGAGAGACAGTTGAGTGGAACGCACCAGACCCCTTTGTTTTATAAAAAAGCCCATTTGCCAATTGAAACAAAGATTGAATACTATGATTCTCCTTTAGCTGGGAGCCAGGTGACTATTGTCGGCCAATTTGAAAATACCTTTATCGGAACAAGTATTTTAGGAAAGCCAGAAAAAAGTAGCGAAGAAGTTGGTAAAGAAGCAGCAATGGAATTTTTAGAGGAAACAAAAGGGGAAAATACTTTAGATTCTCATCTTTCCGATCAGATTTTGCCTTACATTGCGCTTTTTACAAAATCCGCTAAAATAAAAACATCAAAAGTCACAGAGCACTTAAGGACAAATATTTGGGTAATTGAAAAATTTATTAAAGGAAAATTTAAAACAAAGGATAATATAATTAGTTGGAATAATAATGTGCGGAATTTTTAA
- a CDS encoding YbaB/EbfC family nucleoid-associated protein: MLDKLKQLKELKKMQDELAKEMVEVEKQGTKVVINGKMEIEEIVLNSELQKEEQEKILKDCINEAMNKMKIKMAQRMQQMPGMGF, translated from the coding sequence ATGTTAGATAAACTAAAACAATTAAAAGAGCTTAAAAAGATGCAAGATGAGCTTGCAAAAGAAATGGTAGAGGTTGAAAAACAGGGGACTAAAGTTGTAATTAACGGCAAAATGGAGATTGAAGAAATTGTTTTAAACTCGGAGTTGCAAAAAGAAGAACAAGAAAAGATTTTAAAGGACTGTATTAATGAAGCAATGAATAAAATGAAAATTAAAATGGCCCAGAGAATGCAGCAGATGCCAGGCATGGGATTTTAA